Proteins from one Chroococcidiopsis sp. CCMEE 29 genomic window:
- a CDS encoding SRPBCC domain-containing protein has translation MLGKVKTEVFYPYPPQHVWQVLTNSRALAAWLMDNDFEPRVGHKFQFWSPLPGLDRAIHCQVLELDEPKRLAYTWQESLMQHPSIVTWTLIPMRGGTQLQLEHQGVRQEAIALDETQGYTQTWQSQFMYESLEVTQTLTPIPRSSSLQSMPIGRYEALDSLILNSFLTPHTLKERLPQILVSLTANK, from the coding sequence ATGCTCGGAAAAGTAAAGACTGAAGTGTTCTATCCCTATCCACCCCAACACGTTTGGCAGGTACTTACTAACAGTCGAGCATTGGCAGCATGGTTGATGGACAATGACTTTGAGCCGCGTGTCGGTCATAAATTTCAATTTTGGTCTCCTCTACCAGGATTAGATCGAGCAATTCACTGCCAGGTGCTGGAACTCGATGAGCCTAAGCGCCTTGCTTATACATGGCAGGAAAGTCTGATGCAGCATCCCTCAATAGTGACTTGGACGCTAATACCCATGAGGGGAGGTACTCAGCTGCAACTGGAACATCAAGGAGTCAGGCAAGAAGCGATTGCCTTGGATGAAACCCAGGGTTATACCCAAACCTGGCAAAGTCAATTCATGTACGAGTCACTGGAAGTTACTCAGACATTAACGCCTATCCCTCGTAGTTCTTCATTGCAGTCGATGCCTATAGGCAGGTATGAGGCGTTAGATAGTCTCATTCTCAATTCCTTTCTTACCCCCCATACACTCAAAGAACGACTGCCACAAATTCTAGTTAGTCTTACCGCTAATAAGTAG
- a CDS encoding metalloregulator ArsR/SmtB family transcription factor: protein MSRPAASADIFQAIADPTRRALLDRLRDGEQPVKQLAEPFEMSLPAISQHLQVLCEAGLVTQRRAGRQRLYQLNPEPLKQVSEWVSHYEQFWQEKLDALAEYLEKNSCSEK, encoded by the coding sequence ATGAGTAGACCCGCTGCCAGTGCGGATATCTTTCAGGCGATCGCGGACCCGACACGAAGGGCACTGCTGGATCGACTGCGCGATGGTGAGCAACCAGTGAAGCAACTCGCTGAGCCATTTGAGATGTCACTGCCAGCTATCTCCCAACACTTGCAGGTTCTGTGTGAAGCAGGCTTAGTCACCCAACGTCGAGCGGGACGACAGCGCCTCTACCAACTGAATCCTGAACCGCTAAAGCAAGTGTCTGAATGGGTCTCCCATTACGAGCAGTTCTGGCAAGAAAAACTAGATGCCCTCGCTGAATATCTGGAGAAGAATTCATGCTCGGAAAAGTAA
- a CDS encoding DNA-3-methyladenine glycosylase, producing MNLTLFNQIVEPFWLARPSTEVAPDLLGCKLVRQLPDGTILRGVIVETEAYAPGDPAFHAYRRLTPRNQVVFGPAGRTYIYLIYGIYHCFNIVTDRDGVPSAVLIRALQLESVPAGMDSGSKQKLQRIAAGPGKLCLAMQIDHSLNGCVLQPGEPLWLEHRERQFQQQLDSQVINFVQTTRIGLSQGTDLPWRWYINNCPAVSKS from the coding sequence GTGAATTTAACTCTATTCAATCAGATTGTAGAACCTTTCTGGCTAGCACGTCCATCCACTGAGGTTGCACCAGACCTACTGGGTTGTAAACTCGTGCGGCAGTTGCCAGATGGTACAATACTCCGAGGGGTGATTGTTGAAACTGAAGCTTATGCTCCTGGCGATCCAGCTTTTCATGCCTATCGGCGTCTTACCCCGCGCAATCAAGTAGTGTTTGGTCCAGCTGGGAGAACCTATATATATTTAATCTATGGCATATACCACTGTTTCAACATTGTGACGGATCGAGATGGGGTTCCTAGTGCAGTTCTGATTCGCGCTTTACAACTGGAGTCAGTACCCGCTGGGATGGATAGCGGCTCTAAACAAAAGCTTCAGCGAATTGCTGCTGGTCCTGGGAAGCTGTGCCTTGCTATGCAAATTGACCATAGCCTGAATGGCTGTGTTCTTCAACCGGGTGAACCGTTATGGCTAGAGCATCGGGAGCGGCAATTTCAACAACAGCTTGATAGCCAAGTAATCAACTTCGTCCAAACGACCCGGATTGGTCTATCGCAGGGAACAGATTTACCTTGGCGGTGGTACATCAACAACTGTCCTGCTGTTTCTAAGTCTTGA
- a CDS encoding ATP-dependent Clp protease proteolytic subunit, with translation MNFPYQSGFAMIIQPAEPKDRAFDIYSRLLIERIIFVKGELTEETANLIVAQMMFLDAEDPEKEITLYINSAGGSVTAAMAIYDAMNQLRPDVSTVCIGTAASIGAFLLSSGAKGKRYALPNARITLRQLSGSTEGKASDIQVIAKEILYLRESMNRILAVNTGQSKQQIEIDSERDFFMSAEEAKVYGLVDSIVTKTSASVPSSKTQD, from the coding sequence ATGAACTTCCCTTATCAAAGCGGTTTTGCAATGATTATTCAACCAGCCGAACCAAAAGACAGAGCATTTGATATTTACTCTCGTTTGCTTATAGAGCGAATTATATTTGTGAAAGGTGAACTTACAGAAGAAACAGCGAACTTAATCGTGGCACAAATGATGTTTTTAGATGCAGAAGATCCAGAGAAAGAAATTACTTTATATATCAACAGTGCTGGAGGTTCTGTAACGGCAGCGATGGCTATTTATGATGCCATGAACCAACTTCGCCCAGACGTATCTACGGTTTGCATTGGCACCGCTGCTTCAATCGGAGCATTCTTGCTTTCTTCCGGCGCTAAAGGCAAAAGATATGCCTTGCCAAATGCTCGGATTACGCTTCGCCAACTCTCAGGAAGTACTGAAGGGAAAGCCAGTGACATTCAGGTAATAGCTAAAGAAATTTTATATCTTAGAGAATCAATGAATCGGATACTTGCTGTCAATACCGGTCAATCAAAACAGCAGATCGAAATTGACTCAGAACGAGACTTTTTCATGAGTGCTGAAGAAGCAAAAGTCTACGGTTTAGTAGACAGCATCGTCACAAAAACATCTGCATCTGTTCCATCTTCAAAAACCCAAGATTAG